A region from the Aegilops tauschii subsp. strangulata cultivar AL8/78 chromosome 5, Aet v6.0, whole genome shotgun sequence genome encodes:
- the LOC109754228 gene encoding UDP-glycosyltransferase 75C1, giving the protein MADAERQQHGPGDGGRPHFLIVAYGIQSHLNPCRVLARRLVQLHDADGSGPVLATLSVPLFTHRRMFPLSGNGEPEGAEAADGAISSLPFSDGVDDGTTARGPEERARRRRASAESLFEVVARLASRGRPVTCIVCSMMLPWALDVAREHAIPLAVFWIQPATVLATYYHYFHGYGELIASHAADPAYEVTLPGLSRPLRIRDFPSFLVDTTGGEVGKVVNAVFCELFEFMDEQRRNVKVLVNTFDELEPAALAAMREHMDVFAVGPVVGSSADARIHLFNHAGDDKMRYMEWLGAQPARSVVYVSFGSIWTYSKQQMEEIADGLRRCGRPYLLVVRKDGRQEDVSRCLEDVVQERKGMVVEWCDQPEVLSHPSVGCFVTHCGWNSTLEAMALGVAVVAAPSTFDQPTNAMLIEEEWAAGVRGERNGEGIFSGPELARCVELVMGDGARAVEVRKKVESLKGMARDAMAPGGPAERNLRSFVMEVQSSDEARRKDTNTISPQP; this is encoded by the coding sequence ATGGCCGACGCGGAACGCCAGCAGCACGGCCCAGGCGACGGCGGGCGCCCCCACTTCCTCATCGTGGCCTACGGCATCCAGAGCCACCTCAACCCGTGCCGCGTCCTCGCGCGCCGCCTCGTGCAGCTCCACGATGCGGACGGCTCAGGCCCCGTCCTCGCCACGCTCTCGGTCCCGCTGTTCACCCACCGCCGCATGTTCCCTTTGTCCGGCAACGGCGAGCCGGAGGGGGCGGAGGCCGCAGACGGTGCCATCTCCTCCCTTCCCTTCTCCGACGGCGTCGACGACGGCACCACCGCCAGGGGCCCCGAGGAGAgggcgcgccgccgccgcgcgtcCGCCGAGAGCCTCTTTGAGGTCGTCGCGCGCCTCGCCTCCCGCGGCCGGCCCGTTACGTGCATCGTGTGCAGCATGATGCTCCCCTGGGCACTGGACGTCGCGCGGGAGCACGCCATCCCGTTGGCCGTGTTTTGGATACAGCCGGCAACCGTCCTCGCCACCTACTACCACTACTTCCACGGTTACGGCGAGCTCATCGCGTCCCACGCCGCCGACCCCGCGTACGAGGTGACTCTGCCCGGGCTGAGCAGGCCTCTCAGGATCCGTGACTTCCCGTCATTCCTCGTCGACACGACCGGAGGTGAGGTGGGCAAGGTCGTCAACGCGGTGTTCTGTGAGCTGTTCGAGTTCATGGACGAGCAGAGGCGGAATGTCAAGGTCCTCGTGAACACTTTCGACGAACTGGAGCCGGCAGCGCTGGCGGCCATGAGGGAGCACATGGATGTGTTCGCCGTCGGCCCCGTGGTCGGGTCTTCGGCCGACGCGCGGATCCATCTGTTTAACCACGCTGGTGACGACAAGATGAGGTACATGGAGTGGCTCGGGGCGCAGCCGGCGAGGTCGGTGGTGTACGTCTCGTTCGGCAGCATATGGACGTACAGCAAGCAGCAGATGGAGGAGATCGCGGACGGGCTGCGGCGGTGCGGACGGCCGTACCTGCTCGTGGTGCGCAAGGACGGGCGGCAGGAGGACGTGAGCCGCTGCCTCGAGGACGTTGTGCAGGAGAGGAAGGGCATGGTGGTGGAGTGGTGCGACCAGCCGGAGGTCCTCTCGCACCCGTCCGTGGGGTGCTTCGTCACCCACTGCGGGTGGAACTCGACGCTCGAGGCCATGGCGCTGGGCGTGGCTGTCGTCGCCGCGCCGAGCACGTTCGACCAGCCGACGAACGCGATGTTGATAGAGGAGGAGTGGGCTGCCGGCGTTAGGGGAGAGCGCAACGGCGAGGGCATCTTCTCCGGGCCGGAGCTGGCGAGGTGCGTTGAGCTGGTCATGGGCGACGGCGCGAGGGCCGTGGAGGTCAGGAAAAAAGTGGAGTCTCTGAAAGGGATGGCGCGGGATGCAATGGCTCCCGGAGGGCCGGCGGAAAGAAACCTCCGAAGCTTCGTCATGGAGGTCCAAAGTTCGGATGAAGCTCGCAGGAAGGATACAAACACCATAAGTCCACAACCATGA